CCTTATTCGGCTGACGGACATTGGGTACAAAAAGGCCCTCCCCCTTAAAGGGGAGGGCCTTAACGAGGGGTTCTTGTCATTCTGAGTCCGCCGTAGGCGGATCGAAGAATCTGTTCTGTCTGTAGACTTGAGTAGCCGCCAGTAGTCAACGGAAGTCCATTTCCCCACCTTCTCCCCCTTGATGTTGAGCACCTTAATCTCATTCAATAACGAAATCCCGATAGCATCGGGAGGGGAGAACAGAAGAGAGGGTGAAACCCTAGCATCAACTCGCCTTCATCAATACCACCTCCCACTAGTGTGGGAAGGGGAGACCCCTCCCCTACTGCGCCCTGTGCTCCATATGATGCGCCTCCTGCCGGCACCCATTCGCCTCAGACGCCCCCTCCACCTGAATCGTCACATGCCGAATCCCAAACTCTTTGCTCGCTATCTCCTGCATCTCCGACAGCACCCGCCCACGAGTCTCCACGTCCGCGCAGTCCGTCGTCACATGCGCGCTCAGCACCTCATACCCGGACGTAATCGACCACACGTGAATGTCATGCACCCCCGTCACACCCCGCACACGCTCCAAGCGGCTGCACAGCGCGCCGGCGTTCACATGCGTAGGCGAATGCTCCATCAGCACGTGCGCCGACGCCCACGCCACCCGCGCCCCGCTCCAGAAGATAAACACGGAGATGCCTATGCTCACAATCGGGTCCGCCAGGTACCACCCAGTCGACAGCATCACCACACCCGCCCCCACCACCGCCACCGACTGTATCGCGTCCGTGAACAAATGCACATACGCGCCCCTGGCGTTCAGGCTTTCCGACGCCGCCCGGTGCATGCTCCACGCGGCCACCGACTGTCCCACCAGACCCAGCGTCGCCGCCGCCACCATCGGGAGGCTCTTCACCTCCGGCGCCGCGTCCAGCCGGCCTACCGCCTCGTAAATCACATACCCCGCCGCCAGCCATAGCGTCAGACCGTTGGCCAGCGCCGCGAACACCTCCGCGCGATAGTACCCGTAGCTCTTACCCATCGTCGCTGGCCTCCGAGCGAACCACAGCGCCACCAGCGCCAGCGCCAAAGCTCCTACGTCTGTCAGCAAATGGCCAGCGTCCGCCAGCAGCGCCAGGCTGCCCGTCCAGTACCCCGCCGCCGCCTCCATCGCAAACACCACCGACACCAGTCCCAGCGCCATCAGCAGTCGGCGTTGGCTCTTCCCGCGTTCCGGCCCCATGACGGTAGCGTGGTCATGCTTCGGTCCTTGGCCGTGCTTGTGCATCCTGTTTTGTATAACTTCCGCCACCCTACCGCCCCCTCAAATGTTCCAGCTCCGTATTCAGCAAATCGCGAACGTGCTCGTCGTCCAGCGAGTAATACACCATCTTCCCCTCCCGACGCCCCTTCACCCATCGAAGGCTCCGCAGAACCCTTAAGTGCTGTGACACCGCCGACTTAGTCACCCCCAGCACCACCGCCAGGTCGGCGACGCACAGGTCCGTCCCGCACAAAGCGATGAGTATCTTCACCCGGCTCGCGTCCGCCAGCGCGGCAAACGTCTCCGCCAGGTCCTCCAGCGTCCCATCGGACACCATCGCCTTTCGCGCCTGACGCACCTCCTCAGGGTGCAGCGCCCTGGCCTGCTTGTGGTTTACTTGCTCTGTAACTGTAGGCACCCAAATAGTTTAGCAGTTACTAAACTGATAAATCAAATAGGCACGCCTCCAACACCGTTGTCCCATCCTGTCGCCAATGCTATCCTTTCCCCACCTCTGACATCCCAAGGAGGGCTCCATGGCGGAAAAACACATCCTCTGCGCCTACGGCGTCCACGTTGACGCCGTCGCAGGCTGGATCGGCTCCTACGGCGGCCAGGACTCCCCCAGCGACATCTCCCGCGGCGTCTTTGCCGGCGAGGTCGGCACCCCTCGACTCGTCAAGCTCTTCGACCGCCTCGGCATCAAGACCACCTGGTTCATCCCCGGCCACTCCATCGAGTCCTTCCCTAAAGAGACCAAAATGGTCGCCGACGCAGGCCATGAAATCGGCCTCCACGGCTACTGCCACGAGAACCCCATCGCCATGACGCCCCAGCAGGAAGAGGCCGTCCTTACCCGCTCCATCCGCCTCATCGAAAAGGTCTGGGGCAAGAAGCCCACCGGCTACGTCGCCCCCTGGTGGGAGTTCAGCCACGCCACCGCTGACCTTCTCCTCAAGCACGACATCAAGTACGACAACAGCCTCATGCACCGCGACTACGAGTGCTACTACGTCCGCGTCGGCGACCGCTGGACCAAAATCGATTTCACCAAGCCCGCCGACTCCTGGATGCAAAAATTAGAGCGCGGCCAGGAGACCGACCTTATCGAAATCCCCGCTAGCTGGTATCTGGACGACCTGCCGCCCATGATGTTCATCAAAAAGTCGCCCAACAGCCACGGCTTCGTCAACCCCAACGACATCGAGGAACTATGGCGCGACCAGTTCGACTGGGTCTATCGCGAGTATGACGAGGCCGTCTTCCCCATCACCATCCACCCGGACGTTGCCGGACGGCCCCAGGTGCTTCTTATGCTGGAACGCCTCACCAACCACATCCTCCGCCACCCAGGCGTCCGCTTCGTCACCTTCGACGAAATGGCCCGCGACTTCGCCAAACGCCACCCCCGCAAAAAACCCGCTCCCAAACCCCGCCACTAGCGTATTTGTCATCCTGAGCGAAGTCGGTACTCCGACATAGCCGAAGGGTCATTCCGGCGGAAGCCGAAATCCAGTCCCTTCACTTGGTGGGGGGTGGCAGGGTAATAATACGTCGTTTCGAGCGAAGTCGAGAAACCTCAACGTGCCGTACGCTGCCAACCCCGCAGATGGCTAACCGCGCTTTCCTCTAGCGTGGGCTAAGCACATCAAAGGCGTGTAACAAAAAGAGTGTGTCATCCTGAGCGAAGTCGGTACTCCGATGTAGCCGAAGCCCGTCCTGAGCCTGGTCGAAGGGGATCTATGCCCACCAGCAACCCCCCATCTGGCCCCCTCTCCTGCCTATCCCTCTATATCCAAGCTTATATCCAGCGCCTTGGCCGAATGCGTAATCGCCCCCACCGATATTATGTCCACCCCCGTCTCCGCCACCCGCCGCACCGTCTCCAGCGTCACCCCTCCCGACGCCTCCACCAGCGCCCGCCCGTTAATCGCCTTCACCGCCCCGGCCATCTCCTCCAGGGACATGTTGTCCAGCATTATGATATGCGCCCCCGCCTTCAGCGCCTCCTCCACCTCCACCATGCTCGTCACCTCCACCTCAACCTTCAGCGTGTGCGGCGCCTTCGACAGCGCCGTTGCCAGCAGCTTGGGCAAGCCTACCCCTCGCTTCCGCAGTATCTCGATATGGTTGTCCTTAATCAGCACCCCATCCGCCAGGTGCATACGATGGTTCCGACCGCCGCCCGCCCTCACCGCGTACTTGTCCAGATAGCGATACCCCGGTGCTGTCTTCCGAGTATCCACAATCTGGGCCTTGCACCCTTTCACCGCCGCTACATACTTGGCCGTCTCCGTCGCGATGCCGCTCAGCCGCTGCGCGAAGTTCAACGCTGTCCTCTCTCCCCGAAGCAGCACCCCCACCCTTCCCGTAGCCCTGCCCAGCAAATCCCCGGCCTTTATCGCCCTTCCATCCTCCATCAAAGCCTGCGTTTGCACTGTGGAGTCGATGTGCTTGAACACCTCCAGCGCCAGTCCCATCCCCGCCAGCACCCCCGATGCCTTGGCGCGGAACACCGCCACGCCCTGCGCATCCGGTGGAATCAGGAGGTTTGTCGTCACATCGTTATAGACCTGGTCCTCCGTGAGGGCCAGGTCTATAAGTCGCCGAATATCAGGCGTGATTTCCAGCACAGCGCTGGCTTCTAGGCGTCGCTGGCTGCGAGCGCCTCTTCCTCTAACGGCAGCGGGAACTTGGCCCCGCCCGTAACATTAGCCCCCTGCGGCCATTTGTCCCTCGTCAGCTCGTAAAAGCACTCAATCTGATTGCCGTCGGGGTCGTGGAAGTAAACGCCCAGCGATATGCCGTGGTCGCCGATGCTGAACTGCCGCTTCTCACGCTTCAGCCGCCCGTGCAGCGACCGCAAGTCGTCCATCGTATCCAACTGCCACGCCATATGCGCCAGCCCCACGCGATTCTTCTCCGGCCCGGGCGTGTCGTCGCCCATCGCTATCATCGCCAGCTCGTGCGACGAGTCCGCATGCGCCGAGAGAAACACCATCTTCTCGCCTATGCGTCCTGTCTCCGATAGCCCTAGCCAGTCCTTATAGAACTCCTCGGAGCGCTTCAAATCACGAACTTTTATAACCAGATGTCCCAACTGTCGCGGTGTCTTTCCCATAAGAATCCTCCCTTTACCTCACCTGAAGCATTCGCTCCAGGGCCACCTGCGCGTGCTTCTTTGTCTCCTCGTCCACCTTTATCTCGTTCACCACCTGCCCCTCCAGCAGCCCGTCCAGCACCCACGCCACGTACGCCGGATGGATTCGGTACATCGTCGAGCACGGGCAAACTATCGGGTCCAGGCAGAACACCACCTTGTCCGGGTTCTGCTTGGCCAGTCGATTGACCAGGCTTATCTCTGTCCCCACCGCCCACACACTCCCCGACGGCGCGTTGTTGATCGCCTTCCGAATAAACTCCGTCGACCCGTGCATGTCGGCGGCCTGCACCGTCTCCATGGTGCACTCCGGGTGCACGACGACCTTCACATCAGGGTATCGCTGCCGCGCCGATTCAATCTGTTTCACTGTGAACCGGGTGTGCACTGAGCAGTGGCCCCGCCACAGGATAAGTTTCGACTTCTTCAGCTGCTCCGGCGTGTTCCCCCCCAGGGGCTTGAATGGGTTCCACACCGCCATCTCGTCCAATTTAACGCCCGACTTCAACCCCGTGTTTCGTCCCAAATGTTGGTCCGGCAGGAACAGTATCCGTCCCGCCCGCTTGTACGCCCACTCGAACACCCCCGGCGCGTTGGACGATGTGCAAACTATGCCGCCGTTCCGTCCGCACAGCGCTTTGATCGCCGCCGTCGAGTTCATATAGGTCACCGGCAGCACTTCACCCTTCCCCAATACCTCCTCTAGGTCGTCCCACGCGTCCGCGACGTCATCGCTGGGCGCCATATCCGCCATCGAGCATCCCGCCGTCATATTGGGAAGTATTACTCGCTGCTGCGGCGCGCATAGAATCCGCGCCGTCTCCGCCATGAAGTGGACGCCGCAGAAGATAATAAAGTCCGCCTCGGGTCGCGACGCCGCCTCCTTGGAAAGCAGATACGAGTCGCCCTGAATGTCGGCGTACTCAATGACCTCTTCGCGCTGGTAGTGGTGGCCCAGGATGATGACCTTCTTACCCAGCTTCTTGCGCGCCGCGCCGATTCGGCGGTCTAGTTCCTCCGCCGACAGGTGTAAATACTCGACGGGAATCTTCTGCCAGCGCACGTTTACCTTCAGCTCTTCCATCAAAGGCTTGGCCGGCAGTTCGTCCGACGACTTACAGAAGCCCGAATGCTCTATCTCGGTAATCGGGAGCGTCGGCTTCTTGGTTGTCAGTTCTAGTTTTGCTGCGTTCATTGGACACAACCTCCTTTCGGGGGCTCTAGTCCTTCACCGCGCCCTGCAGCGACCAGGGGCTGGTCGACTCGATCTTGACCTTCACTAACCTTCCGAGCATGTCCCTATCGTCTTTGAAGAATACCAGCTTGTCCGTCCGTGTGCGACCCTGCCACTTCCCGCCCTTCTGCCCATCCACCAGCACCTCCACTACCGAATCCTGCAATCGCTGGTTCTTCCTCGTCTGTATCTGCTCCTGCAGCGAGTCCAAGGCCTTCAGTCGATATTCCTTCTCTTCAGGCGTCACATTATCCGCCAGCTTCCGCTCCGCGTAAGTGCCCGGTCGCGTCGAATAAGCGGCGGCATGTACCTTATCGAACTCCATCTCCTCCACCAGCCGCAGCGTCCGCTCGAACTGCTGCCCTGTCTCCCCCGGGAACCCCACAATTATATCGGTGCTTATTGCCACATCAGGAATGGCGCCACGTATCTTGTCTATCAACCGTCTGTACTCATCCTCGGAATAGCGGCGCCGCATATTCGCCAGCACGTCGTCGTCCGCCGCTTGTATCGGCAGGTTGATATGCTCGCACACCTTGTCGATGTCTTTCACGGCATTGATAATACGGTCGCTCATAAAAATAGGGTGAGATGTTAGAAATCGGACTCGCTCTAATTCCGGCGTCTCGCTCACGGCGTGGAGCAAGTCCGCCAGGTCTGGCTTTTCGCTCAAATCGTGCCCGTAGGCGTCCACCGTCTGCCCCAGCAGCGTCACCTCTCGCATGCCGCGCTGCGACATTAATCCCACCTCATGCACAACCTCCTGAACAGGCCTGCTCACCTGCCGCCCCCGACGAAACGGGATTATGCAGAAGGTACACATCAAGTCGCAGCCGTGAATTACCGGCACATAGCTGGACACTGACGGCTGCACCGGGGCCAGGTTCGCCAGGCATCCCTGTACGTCCACCTCCATCCGACGCCCCAGCAACTCTAGCAGCGGCTCGTACTGCTGGGGACGTATAAACACGTCCACGTGGCCGAACCTGGACTGCAGATCTTGCGTCTTGGGCCCTACCATGCACCCCATCAGCGCCAGCACCTGCTCTGGCCGACGTCGTTTGGACGATTTCATCAGCCCCAGCGTCCCCACCACCTTGTCTTCCGCGCTTTGCCGCACCACGCAGGAGTTCAGCACCACCACGTCCGCCTCCCTGGCCGACTCCGTCGCTAACAGGCCCAAATGCTCCAGCGCCGACGCCAGCCTCTCGGAGTCGGCCTTGTTCATCTGACAGCCTATAGTCCAGATATGGTAGCTTTTCATGGGGGTTGGATGGCGGAGGGAGCGAGATTCGAACTCGCGAGGCCAGCTTTAGACCAGCCCAAGCGCTTAGCAGGCGCCCGCACTAGACCACTATGCGATCCCTCCAAGCCCCTTCTACTATATCAGGACGCCTATGCTGCGGCAATTGAATTTGCGCCCTTTCCGCCATGTCTTCCCATCTGTAAGAATCGGCCAAGGAGACACAAAATCGTGGTCGCTATCAGCAGTCCCCAGTACCCCGTTGACAGTATTCGTCTACCCTCTTATCATGATTTTGCTAAATTTCTCTATACTACGAGGAAATAATGGATGAGCTAGACCGCAAGATTATCGAAATTCTTCAAACTGACGGCCGCGCCTCCAATGCCAAAATCGCTAGGGAGGTAGGCGTCAGCGAAGGCACCGTCCGCCGCCGCCTGCGCCGCCTTGTTACGGATAACGTCGTCAAAATCATCGCCGTCCCCAACCTGGACAAAATGGGCTACTCTACTGCCGCCCTCATCGGCCTCCAGACCGCCCCCGGCTACCTCGACACCGTCGCCGACTCGGTAGCAGCCATGAAAGAGGTCCACTACGTCGCCATCACCACCGGCGCTTTCGACGTCTTCGCTTGGGTCGGCATGACTTCCACCGAAGACCTTGGGATATTCCTTCGGACAAAAATCGGCACCATACCCGGCGTCACCAGGACCGAAACCTTCGTCAACCTGGCCATTAAAAAGCGCACCTACGGGCTGGTCCTCTAGGCCGCCCCTTGCGACGCTGGTTTTCGACGAAATTTTGCCATTTCGGGGATTCTCCCTTGCATAGACCTATGGCTATGCTATAATCTGCCACTTGGAAAAAAGTCCCTTGGCCTTAGCGTGAGGGCGCACAATTAGAGAAGGAGTTTCAGTTTCATGACCTATATCATCGCCGAGCCTTGCGTTGATGTGAAAGACAGCGCGTGCGTGGATGTCTGCCCGGTGGACTGCATCTACACCACCGACGCCGACAACATGTACTTCATCAACCCCGATGAGTGTATCGACTGCGCCGCCTGTGAGCCTGTCTGTCCCGTAGTCGCCATCTTCCCTGAGGACACCGTCCCCCAGCAGTGGAAGAACTACACTAAGTTGAACTACGACTACTTCAAAAACCGGGACCTCTCCACCCTCAAGCGCAAGTAACCCCCGATTAACCCTACCCAACCAAGAGGCTGCCGTTAGGCAGCCTCTTTCTTTGTGTCCCCACCGACCCCGAAGCCAATATACTCTCATTTGTAGCGATTCGAGGCGAGCATTTACCAATTCAAGCTAGCAGGTATTAGCCATGCCTTTTCGACCATCCCCTTCCTCACGCAGTAAACTTGCGTCCATCCGGTTGTCGATGCCTCGGAGCAACTCTTGTGCGTGTCTCATCTGGTTCTCCCTCTTCTCCTATTGCAAAGGAGAAGAGGGAGTTAGAGGGTGATGAGGTGATTCAATTATTCTTCCCCTTCCAGCAGGAAGGGGCAGGGGATGGTATCCCAATTTTGAACAAGATTGGTAACTACTGTACGATACTGTGCGCCCTCACCCGCATAATGCTAAAATCATTGTCAAAACCACGCCAGCCTTAAAGGAAATGCCCAAAACCCTCTCTGAAAGAAAGGAAAACAACATAGACCCTAGAGACCGCCACTCCTCCGTCATGGAGAATTACCTCCTCTCCCTCTACATCCTCAAAGAGGAGCAGGAGCGGCCCACCCTAACCTCCCTGGCCGCCTACCTCCGACGCCTCCCCGTGGCCGAAGGCCTCGGCACCTCCC
The SAR202 cluster bacterium genome window above contains:
- a CDS encoding polysaccharide deacetylase — encoded protein: MAEKHILCAYGVHVDAVAGWIGSYGGQDSPSDISRGVFAGEVGTPRLVKLFDRLGIKTTWFIPGHSIESFPKETKMVADAGHEIGLHGYCHENPIAMTPQQEEAVLTRSIRLIEKVWGKKPTGYVAPWWEFSHATADLLLKHDIKYDNSLMHRDYECYYVRVGDRWTKIDFTKPADSWMQKLERGQETDLIEIPASWYLDDLPPMMFIKKSPNSHGFVNPNDIEELWRDQFDWVYREYDEAVFPITIHPDVAGRPQVLLMLERLTNHILRHPGVRFVTFDEMARDFAKRHPRKKPAPKPRH
- a CDS encoding helix-turn-helix transcriptional regulator, which encodes MVSDGTLEDLAETFAALADASRVKILIALCGTDLCVADLAVVLGVTKSAVSQHLRVLRSLRWVKGRREGKMVYYSLDDEHVRDLLNTELEHLRGR
- the nadA gene encoding quinolinate synthase NadA, which translates into the protein MNAAKLELTTKKPTLPITEIEHSGFCKSSDELPAKPLMEELKVNVRWQKIPVEYLHLSAEELDRRIGAARKKLGKKVIILGHHYQREEVIEYADIQGDSYLLSKEAASRPEADFIIFCGVHFMAETARILCAPQQRVILPNMTAGCSMADMAPSDDVADAWDDLEEVLGKGEVLPVTYMNSTAAIKALCGRNGGIVCTSSNAPGVFEWAYKRAGRILFLPDQHLGRNTGLKSGVKLDEMAVWNPFKPLGGNTPEQLKKSKLILWRGHCSVHTRFTVKQIESARQRYPDVKVVVHPECTMETVQAADMHGSTEFIRKAINNAPSGSVWAVGTEISLVNRLAKQNPDKVVFCLDPIVCPCSTMYRIHPAYVAWVLDGLLEGQVVNEIKVDEETKKHAQVALERMLQVR
- the nadC gene encoding carboxylating nicotinate-nucleotide diphosphorylase, translated to MEITPDIRRLIDLALTEDQVYNDVTTNLLIPPDAQGVAVFRAKASGVLAGMGLALEVFKHIDSTVQTQALMEDGRAIKAGDLLGRATGRVGVLLRGERTALNFAQRLSGIATETAKYVAAVKGCKAQIVDTRKTAPGYRYLDKYAVRAGGGRNHRMHLADGVLIKDNHIEILRKRGVGLPKLLATALSKAPHTLKVEVEVTSMVEVEEALKAGAHIIMLDNMSLEEMAGAVKAINGRALVEASGGVTLETVRRVAETGVDIISVGAITHSAKALDISLDIEG
- a CDS encoding ferredoxin family protein, with the protein product MTYIIAEPCVDVKDSACVDVCPVDCIYTTDADNMYFINPDECIDCAACEPVCPVVAIFPEDTVPQQWKNYTKLNYDYFKNRDLSTLKRK
- the miaB gene encoding tRNA (N6-isopentenyl adenosine(37)-C2)-methylthiotransferase MiaB; translated protein: MKSYHIWTIGCQMNKADSERLASALEHLGLLATESAREADVVVLNSCVVRQSAEDKVVGTLGLMKSSKRRRPEQVLALMGCMVGPKTQDLQSRFGHVDVFIRPQQYEPLLELLGRRMEVDVQGCLANLAPVQPSVSSYVPVIHGCDLMCTFCIIPFRRGRQVSRPVQEVVHEVGLMSQRGMREVTLLGQTVDAYGHDLSEKPDLADLLHAVSETPELERVRFLTSHPIFMSDRIINAVKDIDKVCEHINLPIQAADDDVLANMRRRYSEDEYRRLIDKIRGAIPDVAISTDIIVGFPGETGQQFERTLRLVEEMEFDKVHAAAYSTRPGTYAERKLADNVTPEEKEYRLKALDSLQEQIQTRKNQRLQDSVVEVLVDGQKGGKWQGRTRTDKLVFFKDDRDMLGRLVKVKIESTSPWSLQGAVKD
- a CDS encoding cation transporter, with the translated sequence MAEVIQNRMHKHGQGPKHDHATVMGPERGKSQRRLLMALGLVSVVFAMEAAAGYWTGSLALLADAGHLLTDVGALALALVALWFARRPATMGKSYGYYRAEVFAALANGLTLWLAAGYVIYEAVGRLDAAPEVKSLPMVAAATLGLVGQSVAAWSMHRAASESLNARGAYVHLFTDAIQSVAVVGAGVVMLSTGWYLADPIVSIGISVFIFWSGARVAWASAHVLMEHSPTHVNAGALCSRLERVRGVTGVHDIHVWSITSGYEVLSAHVTTDCADVETRGRVLSEMQEIASKEFGIRHVTIQVEGASEANGCRQEAHHMEHRAQ
- a CDS encoding VOC family protein — its product is MGKTPRQLGHLVIKVRDLKRSEEFYKDWLGLSETGRIGEKMVFLSAHADSSHELAMIAMGDDTPGPEKNRVGLAHMAWQLDTMDDLRSLHGRLKREKRQFSIGDHGISLGVYFHDPDGNQIECFYELTRDKWPQGANVTGGAKFPLPLEEEALAASDA
- a CDS encoding Lrp/AsnC family transcriptional regulator — its product is MDELDRKIIEILQTDGRASNAKIAREVGVSEGTVRRRLRRLVTDNVVKIIAVPNLDKMGYSTAALIGLQTAPGYLDTVADSVAAMKEVHYVAITTGAFDVFAWVGMTSTEDLGIFLRTKIGTIPGVTRTETFVNLAIKKRTYGLVL